One region of Rattus norvegicus strain BN/NHsdMcwi chromosome 13, GRCr8, whole genome shotgun sequence genomic DNA includes:
- the Slamf8 gene encoding SLAM family member 8 precursor, with translation MWSLWSLLLFQGLLPIVVISVQVLSKVGDSGLLVAECPPGFQVREAIWRSLWPSEELLATFFRGSLETLYHSRFLGRVQLYDNLSLELGPLRTGDSGNFSVLMVDTGGQTWTQTLHLKVYDAVPKPEVQVFTAATEEAQPLNTCQVFLSCWAPNISDITYSWRREGTMDFNGELRSLFSNGQVLSVSLGLGDKDVAFTCIASNPVSWDMTTVTPWESCHHEAASSGKASYKDVLLVVMPITLFLILAGLFGAWHHGLCSGKRKDACTDRALPETESAVA, from the exons ATGTGGTCCCTCTGGAGTCTTCTTCTCTTCCAAG GCCTCCTTCCCATTGTGGTTATCAGTGTCCAAGTGCTAAGCAAGGTAGGGGACTCCGGGCTGCTGGTGGCTGAGTGTCCTCCGGGCTTCCAAGTGCGTGAGGCTATCTGGCGATCTCTCTGGCCATCAGAGGAGCTCCTGGCCACCTTTTTCCGGGGTTCCTTGGAGACTCTGTACCACTCTCGTTTCCTGGGCCGAGTCCAGCTCTATGACAACCTCAGCCTGGAGCTTGGGCCCCTGAGAACTGGAGACAGTGGCAATTTCTCTGTGCTGATGGTGGATACAGGAGGTCAAACCTGGACCCAGACCCTGCATCTCAAGGTGTACG ATGCAGTACCCAAGCCTGAGGTTCAAGTGTTCACGGCTGCAACAGAGGAGGCTCAACCTCTCAATACCTGTCAGGTCTTCTTGTCCTGCTGGGCCCCCAACATCAGCGACATAACCTACAGCTGGCGACGGGAGGGGACAATGGACTTTAATGGGGAACTGCGCAGCCTTTTCTCAAATGGACAGGTGTTAAGTGTTTCACTGGGACTGGGGGACAAGGATGTGGCCTTTACCTGCATTGCCTCCAACCCTGTCAGCTGGGATATGACCACAGTCACCCCCTGGGAGAGCTGCCATCATGAGGCAG CCTCCTCTGGGAAGGCCTCCTACAAGGACGTGCTCCTGGTTGTAATGCCAATTACACTGTTCCTGATTCTGGCTGGTCTCTTTGGGGCATGGCACCATGGCCTGTGCTCAG GGAAGAGGAAGGATGCCTGCACTGACAGAGCGCTTCCAGAGACAGAGAGTGCCGTCGCATAG
- the Slamf8 gene encoding SLAM family member 8 isoform X1 encodes MWSLWSLLLFQGLLPIVVISVQVLSKVGDSGLLVAECPPGFQVREAIWRSLWPSEELLATFFRGSLETLYHSRFLGRVQLYDNLSLELGPLRTGDSGNFSVLMVDTGGQTWTQTLHLKVYDAVPKPEVQVFTAATEEAQPLNTCQVFLSCWAPNISDITYSWRREGTMDFNGELRSLFSNGQVLSVSLGLGDKDVAFTCIASNPVSWDMTTVTPWESCHHEAASSGKASYKDVLLVVMPITLFLILAGLFGAWHHGLCSAGKRKDACTDRALPETESAVA; translated from the exons ATGTGGTCCCTCTGGAGTCTTCTTCTCTTCCAAG GCCTCCTTCCCATTGTGGTTATCAGTGTCCAAGTGCTAAGCAAGGTAGGGGACTCCGGGCTGCTGGTGGCTGAGTGTCCTCCGGGCTTCCAAGTGCGTGAGGCTATCTGGCGATCTCTCTGGCCATCAGAGGAGCTCCTGGCCACCTTTTTCCGGGGTTCCTTGGAGACTCTGTACCACTCTCGTTTCCTGGGCCGAGTCCAGCTCTATGACAACCTCAGCCTGGAGCTTGGGCCCCTGAGAACTGGAGACAGTGGCAATTTCTCTGTGCTGATGGTGGATACAGGAGGTCAAACCTGGACCCAGACCCTGCATCTCAAGGTGTACG ATGCAGTACCCAAGCCTGAGGTTCAAGTGTTCACGGCTGCAACAGAGGAGGCTCAACCTCTCAATACCTGTCAGGTCTTCTTGTCCTGCTGGGCCCCCAACATCAGCGACATAACCTACAGCTGGCGACGGGAGGGGACAATGGACTTTAATGGGGAACTGCGCAGCCTTTTCTCAAATGGACAGGTGTTAAGTGTTTCACTGGGACTGGGGGACAAGGATGTGGCCTTTACCTGCATTGCCTCCAACCCTGTCAGCTGGGATATGACCACAGTCACCCCCTGGGAGAGCTGCCATCATGAGGCAG CCTCCTCTGGGAAGGCCTCCTACAAGGACGTGCTCCTGGTTGTAATGCCAATTACACTGTTCCTGATTCTGGCTGGTCTCTTTGGGGCATGGCACCATGGCCTGTGCTCAG CAGGGAAGAGGAAGGATGCCTGCACTGACAGAGCGCTTCCAGAGACAGAGAGTGCCGTCGCATAG
- the Fcrl6 gene encoding cell surface glycoprotein gp42 precursor translates to MLLWMVLLLCVSMTEAQELFQDPVLSRLNSSETSDLLLKCTTKVDPNKPASELFYSFYKDNHIIQNRSHNPLFFISEANEENSGLYQCVVDAKDGTIQKKSDYLDIDLCTSVSQPVLTLQHEATNLAEGDKVKFLCETQLGSLPILYSFYMDGEILGEPLAPSGRAASLLISVKAEWSGKNYSCQAENKVSRDISEPKKFPLVVSGTASMKSTTMVIWLPVSCLVGWPWLLRF, encoded by the exons TTTCCATGACTGAAGCCCAAG AGTTGTTCCAGGATCCTGTGCTGAGTCGTCTCAACTCTTCAGAGACATCAGATCTGCTCCTGAAGTGTACAACCAAGGTGGACCCCAACAAGCCAGCTTCtgagctcttttactctttctaCAAGGACAACCACATCATTCAGAACAGGAGTCACAACCCACTATTTTTCATCTCAGAAGCCAATGAGGAAAACTCTGGGCTTTACCAGTGTGTGGTGGACGCTAAGGATGGCACAATTCAGAAAAAGAGTGACTATCTGGATATCGACCTCTGCA CTTCTGTATCCCAACCTGTGCTGACTCTGCAACACGAAGCCACTAACCTTGCTGAAGGAGACAAAGTGAAGTTTCTTTGTGAGACCCAGCTGGGCTCCCTTCCTATCCTTTACTCATTCTACATGGATGGAGAGATCCTAGGGGAACCTCTGGCTCCCTCTGGCAGAGCTGCCTCCCTCCTCATCTCAGTGAAGGCAGAGTGGAGTGGCAAGAACTACTCCTGTCAAGCTGAAAACAAAGTCTCCAGAGATATAAGTGAGCCCAAGAAGTTCCCCTTGGTTG TCTCAGGTACTGCCTCGATGAAGAGCACCACGATGGTTATCTGGCTACCTGTAAGCTGCTTGGTGGGATGGCCATGGCTGCTGCGGTTCTGA